The following proteins are encoded in a genomic region of Protaetiibacter sp. SSC-01:
- a CDS encoding YcnI family protein, which yields MSSITRRTTAASLAVAAATALALASPLAASAHVTFDENTAEAGSYALLTLKAPNESETAATVSLTLTLPADTPFTSVRTVPVAGWTAELVRETLPEPVTVGDGTITEAVTRIVWTADAGAGLRDGELGLFPVSLGPVPDTGSIVLPVDQGYSDGSVVSWADTEDGADHPAPVLYVNDAPASDHHGGSDDHATPEVTSAPDADAPADGSAAQVDVLARVLGIAGLAVGAVGVVLALVWRRRAADAAVAPRAPRDGGDA from the coding sequence ATGTCTTCGATCACCCGCCGCACCACCGCGGCCTCCCTCGCCGTCGCCGCCGCGACGGCCCTCGCCCTCGCCTCCCCGCTCGCCGCGAGCGCGCACGTGACGTTCGACGAGAACACCGCCGAGGCCGGCAGCTACGCCCTCCTCACCCTCAAGGCGCCCAACGAATCGGAGACGGCCGCGACCGTCTCGCTCACCCTCACCCTGCCCGCCGACACGCCCTTCACGAGCGTGCGCACCGTGCCCGTCGCCGGCTGGACCGCCGAGCTCGTGCGCGAGACGCTGCCCGAGCCGGTCACGGTGGGCGACGGCACGATCACCGAGGCCGTCACGCGCATCGTGTGGACGGCGGATGCGGGGGCCGGCCTCCGCGACGGTGAGCTGGGCCTGTTCCCGGTCTCGCTCGGCCCCGTGCCCGACACCGGCAGCATCGTGCTGCCCGTCGACCAGGGCTACAGCGACGGCAGCGTCGTGTCGTGGGCCGACACCGAGGACGGGGCCGACCATCCGGCGCCCGTGCTGTACGTGAACGACGCCCCGGCCTCCGACCACCACGGGGGCTCGGACGACCACGCGACGCCCGAGGTGACGAGCGCACCCGACGCGGACGCCCCCGCCGACGGGTCGGCCGCCCAGGTCGACGTGCTCGCACGCGTGCTCGGCATCGCCGGGCTCGCGGTCGGCGCGGTCGGCGTCGTGCTCGCGCTCGTCTGGCGGCGCCGGGCGGCCGATGCCGCGGTCGCCCCGCGCGCACCCCGCGACGGCGGCGACGCGTGA
- a CDS encoding copper resistance CopC family protein, with translation MTRALRALAAAAATVAAGAALVLVTAPAAEAHSVLVASTPAAGSTLSELPAEFSVTMNETLLSGAGDAAFALRVVDAEGRYFGDGCLTIVDGTMSTGAAIGPAGDYTLEWQVVSADGHPVGGEIPFSWTGEATAEGAAQPAACGDEAPPASTPPPADGGHHAGDAAEVPLADVLWIVGAVLAVAIAVTVALVATRRRP, from the coding sequence GTGACACGCGCCCTCCGCGCCCTCGCCGCGGCGGCAGCAACCGTCGCGGCGGGGGCCGCCCTCGTGCTCGTCACGGCCCCCGCCGCGGAGGCCCACAGCGTGCTCGTGGCCTCGACGCCCGCCGCGGGGTCGACGCTGTCGGAGCTGCCCGCCGAGTTCTCGGTGACGATGAACGAGACCCTGCTCTCGGGGGCCGGGGATGCCGCCTTCGCGCTGCGCGTCGTCGACGCCGAGGGCCGCTACTTCGGCGACGGATGCCTCACGATCGTCGACGGCACGATGTCCACCGGTGCCGCCATCGGCCCCGCGGGCGACTACACGCTCGAGTGGCAGGTCGTCTCCGCGGACGGTCACCCGGTCGGCGGGGAGATCCCGTTCAGCTGGACCGGGGAGGCCACCGCCGAGGGCGCCGCCCAGCCGGCCGCATGCGGGGACGAGGCGCCCCCGGCCAGCACCCCGCCACCCGCGGACGGCGGTCATCACGCCGGCGACGCGGCCGAGGTGCCGCTCGCCGACGTGCTGTGGATCGTGGGGGCGGTGCTCGCCGTCGCGATCGCCGTGACGGTAGCGCTCGTCGCCACCCGCCGGCGCCCCTGA
- a CDS encoding ATP-dependent Clp protease proteolytic subunit codes for METPTFMAGGDLASRMPQSRYILPSFEERTAYGFKRQDPYAKLFEDRIIFLGVQVDDASADDIMAQLLVLESMDPDRDIMMYINSPGGSFTAMTAIYDTMQYIRPQVMTVVLGQAASAAAVIAAAGTPGKRLALPNARILIHQPAVGEAGRGQASDIEIQAKEIMRLRTWLEETLSRHSNKSVEEINADIERDRILSADEALEYGLIDQVLSSRKNAQAALTKA; via the coding sequence ATGGAGACCCCCACGTTCATGGCGGGCGGAGACCTCGCCTCGCGCATGCCGCAGTCGCGCTACATCCTGCCGAGCTTCGAGGAGCGCACGGCCTACGGCTTCAAGCGCCAGGACCCCTACGCGAAGCTCTTCGAGGACCGCATCATCTTCCTCGGCGTGCAGGTCGACGACGCGTCGGCCGACGACATCATGGCCCAGCTGCTCGTGCTGGAGTCGATGGACCCCGACCGCGACATCATGATGTACATCAACTCGCCCGGCGGCTCGTTCACGGCCATGACGGCGATCTACGACACGATGCAGTACATCCGTCCGCAGGTCATGACGGTCGTGCTCGGCCAGGCCGCCTCGGCCGCCGCCGTCATCGCGGCCGCCGGCACGCCCGGCAAGCGCCTCGCGCTGCCGAACGCGCGCATCCTCATCCACCAGCCGGCGGTCGGCGAGGCGGGCCGCGGCCAGGCCTCCGACATCGAGATCCAGGCGAAGGAGATCATGCGCCTGCGCACGTGGCTCGAGGAGACGCTCTCGCGTCACTCGAACAAGTCGGTCGAGGAGATCAACGCCGACATCGAGCGCGACCGCATCCTCTCGGCCGATGAGGCCCTCGAGTACGGCCTCATCGACCAGGTGCTCTCGAGCCGCAAGAACGCGCAGGCGGCGCTGACGAAGGCCTGA
- a CDS encoding ATP-dependent Clp protease proteolytic subunit yields MAEPAFQPSVFDRLLKDRIIWLGSEVRDDNANEIAAKLLLLAAEDPEKDIYLYINSPGGSITAGMAIYDTMQFIPNDVVTVGIGMAASMGQLLLTAGTKGKRYITPNARVLLHQPHGGFGGTASDIQTQAQLILDMKRRLAEITAAQTGKSVEQINADGDRDRWFTAEEALEYGFVDHIRASAADVVGGAGTDQK; encoded by the coding sequence ATGGCAGAACCGGCATTCCAGCCGAGCGTCTTCGACCGCCTCCTGAAGGACCGCATCATCTGGCTCGGATCCGAGGTGCGCGACGACAACGCGAACGAGATCGCGGCCAAGCTGCTGCTGCTCGCGGCGGAGGACCCCGAGAAGGATATCTACCTCTACATCAACAGCCCGGGTGGCTCGATCACGGCCGGCATGGCGATCTACGACACGATGCAGTTCATCCCGAACGACGTCGTCACGGTCGGCATCGGCATGGCCGCGTCGATGGGCCAGCTGCTGCTCACGGCGGGCACGAAGGGCAAGCGCTACATCACCCCGAACGCGCGCGTGCTCCTGCACCAGCCGCACGGCGGCTTCGGCGGCACCGCGTCCGACATCCAGACGCAGGCGCAGCTCATCCTCGACATGAAGCGCCGCCTCGCCGAGATCACGGCGGCCCAGACCGGCAAGTCGGTCGAGCAGATCAACGCCGACGGCGACCGCGACCGGTGGTTCACGGCCGAGGAGGCCCTCGAGTACGGGTTCGTCGACCACATCCGCGCCTCGGCGGCGGATGTCGTGGGCGGCGCGGGCACCGACCAGAAGTAA
- a CDS encoding tetratricopeptide repeat protein, which yields MDWQQRIAAVWAEADALGDAELVARIDEIAAEHPDEPLALFEQGGARDSTGDEAGAEEFYRRALASGLPDDERAQCVIQLASTVRNLGRPEESLELLREEFEGRAPDDPYADAAVAFAALALVDLGRPVEAVAALLHALTPHLPRYHRSVPAYADALLGEL from the coding sequence ATGGACTGGCAGCAGCGGATCGCGGCCGTGTGGGCTGAGGCGGATGCGCTCGGGGACGCCGAGCTCGTGGCGCGGATCGACGAGATCGCGGCCGAGCACCCGGACGAGCCGCTCGCGCTCTTCGAGCAGGGCGGCGCGCGCGACTCGACCGGCGACGAGGCGGGGGCGGAGGAGTTCTACCGACGCGCCCTCGCATCCGGGCTCCCCGACGACGAGCGGGCGCAGTGCGTCATCCAGCTCGCGAGCACCGTGCGCAACCTCGGCCGCCCCGAGGAGTCGCTCGAGCTGCTGCGCGAGGAGTTCGAGGGCCGTGCGCCCGACGACCCCTACGCGGATGCCGCGGTCGCCTTCGCGGCGCTCGCCCTCGTCGACCTCGGGCGGCCCGTCGAGGCGGTCGCGGCGCTCCTGCACGCCCTCACGCCGCACCTGCCCCGCTACCACCGCTCGGTGCCGGCGTACGCGGACGCCCTCCTCGGGGAGCTCTAG
- a CDS encoding DUF1697 domain-containing protein produces MRYVILLRGVNVGGVAVKMAELRELLVERGYADVTTVLASGNALVTSDASGREVKADIEAALRERFGYDAWVHVLTTDALRAIVEAYPFERGRDGWHDYVLFVLEPRVADELLATELDPAHESAAAGDGVVYWTVPKGDTLDSVLGKAIGKAAYKPHLTSRNVNTLERLLR; encoded by the coding sequence GTGCGGTACGTGATCCTCCTGCGCGGCGTCAACGTCGGCGGCGTCGCGGTCAAGATGGCCGAGCTGCGCGAGCTGCTCGTCGAGCGCGGCTACGCCGACGTCACCACGGTGCTCGCGAGCGGCAACGCGCTCGTGACGAGCGACGCATCCGGCCGCGAGGTGAAAGCGGATATCGAGGCGGCCCTGCGGGAGCGCTTCGGCTACGACGCGTGGGTGCACGTGCTCACGACGGATGCGTTGCGCGCGATCGTCGAGGCGTACCCGTTCGAGCGCGGCCGCGACGGCTGGCACGACTACGTGCTCTTCGTGCTCGAGCCGCGCGTTGCGGACGAGCTGCTCGCGACGGAGCTCGACCCCGCGCACGAGAGCGCCGCGGCCGGCGACGGCGTCGTCTACTGGACGGTGCCTAAGGGCGACACGCTCGACTCGGTGCTCGGCAAGGCGATCGGCAAGGCCGCGTACAAGCCGCACCTCACGAGCCGCAACGTCAACACCCTCGAGCGGCTGCTGCGGTAA
- the tig gene encoding trigger factor: protein MVSTTVEKLSPTRAKLTITVTPEELKPSIEHAYKHIAEQVNIPGFRKGKVPPPIIDQRIGRAEVLNHAVSEGLERFYREAANEEKLRPLGRPEADVSTWPSEKDFSGDLVFTVEVDVRPEFELPKYDGLKVEVESVKVGPDEVEAELENLRSRFGTLVTVDRPAKKGDFAQLDLVATIGGEEIDTASNISYEIGSGELIEGIDEALDTLTAGESTTFESELVGGDHQGEKAQIAVTLLSVKERELPEADDDFAQIASQFDTIGELRKDIKEQLEKSAEFGQAVAARDKLVELLVENADIPVPQGLIDDEVHRHLENEGRLEDDVHRAEVAEESEKVFRRQILLDAIAEKEEVKVSQNELTSYLVQASAQYGMEPGDFIQALGNSGQIPAMVGEVARSKAVAVALSKAKVVDEKGKAVDVSALTATVLGDGSDDSEIIDETDLVGVDHDHDDHEGHEH, encoded by the coding sequence ATGGTCAGCACGACCGTCGAGAAGCTGTCGCCCACGCGCGCGAAGCTCACCATCACCGTCACCCCCGAGGAGCTCAAGCCCTCGATCGAGCACGCGTACAAGCACATCGCGGAGCAGGTGAACATCCCCGGCTTCCGCAAGGGCAAGGTGCCGCCGCCCATCATCGACCAGCGCATCGGCCGCGCCGAGGTGCTCAACCACGCCGTGTCGGAGGGCCTCGAGCGCTTCTACCGCGAGGCCGCCAACGAGGAGAAGCTCCGCCCTCTGGGCCGCCCCGAGGCCGACGTCTCGACGTGGCCGAGCGAGAAGGACTTCTCGGGCGACCTCGTCTTCACCGTCGAGGTCGACGTGCGCCCCGAGTTCGAGCTCCCGAAGTACGACGGCCTCAAGGTCGAGGTGGAGTCGGTCAAGGTGGGCCCGGATGAGGTGGAGGCCGAGCTGGAGAACCTCCGCAGCCGCTTCGGCACGCTCGTGACCGTCGACCGCCCCGCCAAGAAGGGCGACTTCGCGCAGCTCGACCTCGTCGCGACGATCGGCGGCGAGGAGATCGACACCGCGTCGAACATCTCCTACGAGATCGGCTCGGGCGAGCTCATCGAGGGCATCGACGAGGCGCTCGACACCCTCACCGCGGGCGAGTCGACGACATTCGAGTCGGAGCTCGTGGGCGGCGACCACCAGGGCGAGAAGGCCCAGATCGCCGTCACGCTGCTCTCGGTCAAGGAGCGCGAGCTCCCCGAGGCCGACGACGACTTCGCGCAGATCGCGTCGCAGTTCGACACGATCGGCGAGCTCCGCAAGGACATCAAGGAGCAGCTCGAGAAGTCGGCCGAGTTCGGCCAGGCGGTCGCCGCGCGCGACAAGCTCGTCGAGCTCCTCGTCGAGAACGCCGACATCCCCGTGCCGCAGGGCCTCATCGACGACGAGGTGCACCGTCACCTCGAGAACGAGGGTCGCCTCGAGGACGACGTGCACCGCGCCGAGGTGGCCGAGGAGAGCGAGAAGGTCTTCCGCCGTCAGATCCTGCTCGACGCGATCGCCGAGAAGGAGGAGGTGAAGGTCAGCCAGAACGAGCTCACCTCCTACCTCGTGCAGGCGTCGGCTCAGTACGGCATGGAGCCGGGCGACTTCATCCAGGCGCTCGGCAACTCGGGCCAGATCCCCGCCATGGTCGGCGAGGTCGCCCGCTCGAAGGCGGTCGCCGTGGCCCTCTCGAAGGCCAAGGTCGTCGACGAGAAGGGCAAGGCGGTCGACGTCTCGGCGCTCACCGCGACCGTGCTCGGCGACGGCTCGGACGACTCCGAGATCATCGACGAGACCGACCTCGTCGGCGTGGACCACGACCACGACGACCACGAGGGTCACGAGCACTGA
- a CDS encoding putative Ig domain-containing protein — protein sequence MRRTRTTGGLAGLAALTLAMGGVLLLDAPAVAAEAPEPTPSAEASAPPDPGAADASAPPDTGVADADAPVFTTPPQLPSALRGVSYATWIAADADPPATFAVTSGALPAGLALSPDGLISGTPATVDDATFTVTATTGEEGSEATAERQFTLAVTPQVPVFATGELPTARAGTPYEAAIVAFGTPTASYALVGGALPPGLTLRANGTIDGTPAASGTVGFTVRATITDGGESTTATRDFTLVVAPRAAAPAPGRPPAAPPPAGTPGGEQEPAPAPEAPATPSPSQTSTAPDAPDTDGPTIPAGAGEPGESTGGDEDLTWLWLVAGVALVGAVAATVLLVRRIRSP from the coding sequence ATGCGTCGCACCCGGACGACCGGCGGACTCGCGGGTCTCGCCGCGCTCACGCTCGCCATGGGCGGCGTGCTGCTGCTCGACGCGCCCGCCGTCGCGGCCGAAGCCCCGGAACCCACCCCGAGCGCAGAAGCGTCGGCTCCGCCCGACCCAGGGGCCGCGGATGCGTCGGCACCGCCCGACACGGGGGTCGCCGACGCCGACGCGCCGGTCTTCACGACTCCCCCGCAGCTCCCCTCGGCTCTGCGCGGCGTCTCCTACGCCACCTGGATCGCAGCGGATGCGGATCCCCCGGCGACCTTCGCCGTCACGTCCGGCGCGCTCCCGGCCGGGCTCGCCCTCTCGCCCGACGGCCTCATCAGCGGTACCCCCGCGACGGTCGACGACGCGACCTTCACGGTGACGGCGACGACGGGCGAGGAGGGCTCGGAGGCGACCGCGGAGCGTCAGTTCACGCTCGCGGTGACGCCGCAGGTGCCCGTGTTCGCGACGGGCGAGCTGCCGACGGCACGCGCGGGCACGCCGTACGAGGCCGCGATCGTGGCGTTCGGCACGCCGACCGCGAGCTACGCGCTCGTCGGCGGAGCGCTCCCCCCGGGACTCACTCTCCGCGCGAACGGGACGATCGACGGCACGCCCGCCGCCTCGGGCACCGTCGGGTTCACGGTGCGGGCGACGATCACCGACGGCGGCGAGTCGACGACCGCGACGCGCGACTTCACCCTCGTGGTCGCACCGCGGGCGGCGGCTCCGGCTCCCGGCCGGCCGCCCGCAGCGCCGCCGCCCGCGGGCACGCCGGGCGGTGAGCAGGAGCCCGCTCCCGCGCCCGAGGCCCCCGCGACGCCGTCGCCCTCCCAGACCTCCACGGCGCCCGACGCCCCGGATACCGACGGACCCACGATCCCGGCGGGGGCCGGCGAGCCCGGCGAGAGCACGGGAGGTGACGAGGACCTCACGTGGCTGTGGCTCGTAGCGGGCGTCGCCCTCGTCGGCGCGGTCGCGGCGACCGTGCTGCTCGTCCGCCGCATCCGGAGTCCGTGA
- a CDS encoding alpha/beta hydrolase encodes MRRLARATADWFRRSRHIVLASVAAVVLGVIVWANASPWPSAMVIRWVFESGRDADIAELNRHLPDALPHETLDVPYGDAGHDTTFDVFWPEGTTDALPTVVWIHGGAWISGDKVDVAPYLRILAAEGYTTVGLNYTVAPEAAYPTAVRQLNSALKHLVANADELNIDPDRIVLAGDSAGGQLASQLAAMITNPEYAQLVGIRPALRAEQLVGAVLNCGVYELDGMAKLNGIVSWGFKSALWAYTGTKDWSSEAPGTLMSSLEFATADFPPTWISGGNADGLTWLQSVPMANRLEELGVDVTRVFYAADHTPALGHEYQFHLDGDDAQAALASTLDFLSRVTR; translated from the coding sequence GTGAGACGTCTCGCCCGCGCCACCGCCGACTGGTTCCGTCGTTCCCGCCACATCGTGCTCGCATCCGTCGCCGCGGTCGTGCTCGGCGTCATCGTGTGGGCGAACGCGTCGCCCTGGCCGTCGGCCATGGTCATCCGCTGGGTGTTCGAGTCGGGGCGCGACGCCGACATCGCCGAGCTGAACCGCCACCTGCCCGACGCGCTGCCGCACGAGACGCTCGACGTGCCCTACGGCGACGCCGGCCACGACACGACCTTCGACGTGTTCTGGCCCGAGGGCACGACGGATGCGCTGCCGACGGTCGTCTGGATCCACGGCGGCGCCTGGATCTCGGGCGACAAGGTCGACGTCGCGCCGTACCTGCGCATCCTCGCGGCGGAGGGCTACACGACCGTCGGCCTCAACTACACGGTCGCGCCCGAGGCGGCCTATCCGACCGCCGTGCGGCAGCTCAACAGCGCGCTCAAGCACCTCGTCGCGAACGCCGACGAGCTGAACATCGACCCCGATCGCATCGTGCTCGCGGGCGACTCGGCGGGCGGGCAGCTCGCGAGCCAGCTCGCGGCGATGATCACGAACCCCGAGTACGCGCAGCTCGTCGGCATCCGTCCGGCGCTGCGGGCCGAGCAGCTCGTGGGCGCCGTGCTCAACTGCGGCGTGTACGAGCTCGACGGCATGGCGAAGCTCAACGGGATCGTGTCGTGGGGCTTCAAGTCGGCGCTGTGGGCCTACACGGGCACGAAGGACTGGTCGTCGGAGGCACCCGGCACGCTCATGTCGTCACTCGAGTTCGCGACCGCGGACTTCCCGCCGACGTGGATCTCGGGCGGCAACGCCGACGGCCTCACGTGGCTGCAGTCGGTGCCGATGGCGAATCGGCTCGAGGAGCTCGGCGTCGACGTGACGCGCGTCTTCTACGCCGCCGACCACACCCCGGCGCTCGGGCACGAGTACCAGTTCCACCTCGACGGCGACGACGCCCAGGCTGCCCTCGCGAGCACCCTCGACTTCCTCTCCCGCGTCACCCGCTGA
- a CDS encoding cysteine desulfurase family protein encodes MAVYLDHAATSPMTDEVLAAYTDALRVVGNPASIHGAGQAARELLETGREQVAGALGVDPVEVVLTGGGTESVNLAVKGMFWARNRGARRPRVIAPLGEHHATLDAVEWLARHEGARVDWVELDAEGRIRLDALAAALATDPEEVALVTALWANNEVGTVQPVAELVALAHRYGAPVHLDAVAAFGQVPVDVHAVGADAVSVSAHKVGGPVGVGALALVRTATVEPLLHGGDQQRGRSGTQDAAGAVAFGVAASRAVAELPLARVAEGRDRLVAGVLDSVSGAVLRGAPAGEGRLPGNAHFTFAGADGDALLYLLDASGIAVSTGSACQAGVPELSHVLLAMGVPEAEARGALRITLGHDTSDADVDAFLAALPTAVERARAAAS; translated from the coding sequence GTGGCGGTCTATCTCGACCACGCCGCGACCTCGCCCATGACGGACGAGGTGCTCGCGGCGTACACCGACGCGCTCCGCGTCGTCGGCAATCCCGCGTCGATCCACGGTGCCGGCCAGGCCGCCCGCGAGCTGCTCGAGACGGGCCGCGAGCAGGTGGCCGGCGCGCTCGGCGTCGACCCCGTCGAGGTCGTGCTGACCGGGGGTGGCACCGAGTCGGTCAACCTCGCGGTCAAGGGGATGTTCTGGGCGCGCAACCGGGGTGCGCGGCGTCCGCGCGTCATCGCGCCGCTCGGCGAGCACCACGCGACGCTCGACGCGGTCGAGTGGCTCGCGCGGCACGAGGGCGCGCGCGTCGACTGGGTCGAGCTGGATGCCGAGGGGCGCATCCGTCTCGACGCGCTCGCCGCGGCGCTCGCGACCGACCCCGAGGAGGTCGCGCTCGTGACGGCGCTGTGGGCCAACAACGAGGTCGGCACGGTGCAGCCGGTCGCCGAGCTCGTCGCCCTCGCGCACCGCTACGGCGCGCCCGTGCACCTCGACGCCGTCGCGGCGTTCGGGCAGGTGCCCGTCGACGTGCACGCGGTGGGGGCGGATGCCGTGTCGGTCTCGGCGCACAAGGTCGGCGGCCCGGTGGGCGTCGGCGCGCTCGCGCTCGTGCGCACGGCGACGGTCGAGCCGCTCCTGCACGGCGGCGATCAGCAGCGCGGACGTTCGGGCACGCAGGATGCCGCGGGGGCCGTCGCGTTCGGCGTCGCGGCTTCGCGCGCCGTCGCGGAGCTTCCGCTCGCGCGCGTCGCGGAGGGGCGGGATCGGCTCGTCGCGGGGGTGCTCGACTCCGTCTCGGGCGCCGTGCTCCGGGGCGCGCCCGCGGGGGAGGGGCGACTGCCCGGGAACGCGCACTTCACCTTCGCGGGCGCCGACGGCGACGCCCTGCTCTACCTGCTCGACGCATCCGGGATCGCCGTCTCGACGGGGTCGGCGTGCCAGGCGGGCGTGCCGGAGCTCTCGCACGTGCTGCTCGCGATGGGCGTGCCCGAGGCGGAGGCCCGCGGCGCCCTGCGCATCACCCTCGGCCACGACACCTCGGATGCCGACGTCGACGCCTTCCTCGCCGCCCTCCCGACCGCGGTCGAGCGCGCCCGGGCCGCCGCATCCTGA